In Armatimonadota bacterium, one genomic interval encodes:
- a CDS encoding glycosyl hydrolase, protein MRQRAFALAASLLLVAIAAASAAQTVDSLTFANLKWRLIGPFRGGRSIAVAGVTSRPTEFYMGATGGGVWKSSDSGDTWKCVSDGFFESSTIGALQVSESDPDIVWAGTGEGCVRGNITVGEGVYKSTDAGKSWTHMGLRETQTATRIRIHPTNPDIVYVAALGHIFGPNKERGVYKTTDGGKTWKQVLFVSDKAGAVDLCMDAKNPEVLYAATWEVYRTPYTLSSGGPGSKIFKSTDGGKTWTDLSANPGLPKGVLGRIGIAVSPANPQRLYASVEALDGGLFTSTDGGATWALTSDNRNYRQRAWYYSHVYADPKDEQTMYVLNVGAGKSTNGGKTFTGFSPPHSDNHDLWINPNDPKIWISGNDGGASVTKDAGRTWTAQDMPTAQFYHVTTDSFYPYRVYGAQQDNSSIRIASRTFGFGIGRTDWEGTAGGESGYHAVKPDDPDIVFGGNYSGDLSMINHRTGDRRQADPWPDNPMGHGAIDSVQRFQWTFPILFSPHNPNKLYTCSQFVLESTDLGQSWKKISPDLTRNDPKTLQSSGGPITKDNTGVEVYGTVFTLAESPVQKGVLWAGSDDGLVHVTRNGGRSWTNVTPKGLPEWVRCSMIEASPHDAGSAFLAANNFQNDDRAPYVYVTHDYGKTWERRVNGIPREWFVRVVREDPKRKGLLFAGTERGVFVTWNDGLSWQPLKINLPNTPIHDLTIKDDDLVAATHGRAFWILDDISPLRQLDDAKRKAQRLFVFNPRDAVMGGGGGRRGPRGAGSQPASDANEEMGENPMRGLVVGYQLNDKADSVTIEMFDRDGVLIGRSNSAPTEKGFQRATISTVNYPGYRSFPNMIFWFGTGGGVPIPPGTYKVKVTAKGKDGAGKDWTEAGETTIHAMQDPRWSCSEADLQERTKFARQIVERVNEANDTVVQIRNLKADITQAITDSKDDGDLKLAGNRLSAALSAVEEELYQVKNRAGQDPLNYPIKLNNKLAALLGVVQGNNHAPTAQSREVYAMLTKLLKTQLDLFKGFTTKELADFNKLATAKGLKAIAVRGKAEAGGGGGFGGEEDEDRDRDGDGG, encoded by the coding sequence ATGCGTCAACGAGCCTTTGCCCTCGCAGCCAGCCTGCTCTTAGTCGCCATCGCCGCCGCCTCGGCCGCTCAAACGGTCGATAGCCTGACCTTCGCCAACCTCAAGTGGCGCTTGATCGGCCCCTTCCGCGGTGGCCGTTCGATCGCCGTGGCCGGCGTGACCTCGCGCCCAACCGAGTTCTACATGGGCGCGACGGGCGGCGGCGTCTGGAAATCTAGCGACAGCGGCGACACCTGGAAGTGCGTCTCGGACGGCTTCTTCGAGTCGTCCACCATTGGCGCGCTGCAGGTCTCCGAGAGCGACCCGGACATCGTGTGGGCGGGTACGGGCGAGGGCTGCGTGCGCGGCAACATCACGGTGGGCGAGGGGGTTTACAAGTCCACCGATGCGGGCAAGTCGTGGACCCATATGGGCCTTCGTGAGACCCAAACTGCAACCCGCATCCGCATTCACCCCACGAATCCAGACATCGTCTATGTGGCGGCGCTCGGGCACATTTTCGGGCCCAACAAGGAGCGCGGAGTCTACAAGACTACCGACGGCGGCAAGACCTGGAAGCAAGTGCTCTTCGTCAGCGACAAGGCCGGCGCCGTGGACCTCTGCATGGATGCCAAGAACCCGGAGGTTCTTTACGCCGCAACCTGGGAGGTCTATAGGACTCCTTACACCTTGAGCAGCGGAGGGCCGGGCTCCAAGATCTTCAAGTCCACCGACGGCGGCAAGACCTGGACCGACCTCTCGGCAAATCCAGGGCTCCCCAAGGGCGTGCTTGGACGCATCGGCATCGCCGTTTCGCCCGCGAACCCCCAGCGGCTCTACGCAAGCGTCGAAGCGCTGGACGGCGGCCTGTTCACCAGCACCGACGGCGGCGCGACCTGGGCCCTCACCAGCGACAACCGCAACTACCGCCAGCGGGCCTGGTACTACAGCCACGTCTACGCCGACCCGAAGGACGAGCAGACGATGTACGTCCTGAATGTCGGCGCGGGCAAGTCCACTAACGGCGGCAAGACCTTTACGGGGTTTAGCCCGCCTCACAGCGACAACCACGATCTTTGGATCAACCCGAACGATCCCAAGATTTGGATCAGCGGGAATGACGGGGGCGCCTCAGTCACGAAGGATGCTGGCCGCACATGGACGGCGCAGGATATGCCGACCGCACAGTTCTATCACGTTACGACCGACAGCTTCTATCCGTACCGAGTCTATGGAGCCCAGCAAGACAACAGCTCCATCCGCATCGCCAGCCGAACCTTCGGGTTCGGGATCGGGCGAACGGACTGGGAGGGAACCGCCGGTGGCGAGAGCGGCTATCACGCCGTCAAGCCCGACGACCCCGACATTGTCTTCGGCGGCAACTACAGCGGCGACCTTTCCATGATCAACCACAGGACCGGCGACCGCCGTCAGGCGGACCCTTGGCCCGACAACCCGATGGGCCACGGCGCCATTGACTCGGTTCAGCGATTCCAATGGACCTTCCCGATCCTCTTCTCGCCCCACAACCCTAACAAGCTTTATACGTGCAGTCAGTTCGTGCTCGAGTCAACAGATCTGGGCCAATCCTGGAAGAAGATCAGCCCGGACCTGACCCGAAACGACCCCAAAACCCTGCAATCCTCCGGCGGACCGATCACCAAGGACAACACCGGCGTGGAGGTGTATGGAACGGTCTTTACATTGGCCGAGTCGCCCGTCCAGAAGGGCGTGCTTTGGGCTGGATCAGACGATGGACTCGTCCACGTCACCCGCAATGGCGGGCGGTCTTGGACGAACGTAACCCCCAAGGGTCTCCCCGAGTGGGTGCGGTGCAGCATGATCGAGGCTTCACCGCACGATGCCGGCTCGGCGTTCCTGGCGGCGAACAACTTTCAGAACGACGACAGGGCGCCCTACGTCTATGTGACGCACGACTACGGCAAGACTTGGGAGCGCAGGGTCAACGGCATCCCGCGCGAGTGGTTTGTGCGCGTGGTGCGCGAGGACCCGAAGCGCAAGGGCCTGCTCTTTGCGGGCACAGAGCGCGGCGTGTTCGTCACCTGGAACGACGGCCTGTCGTGGCAGCCCCTCAAGATCAACCTGCCGAATACGCCGATTCACGACCTGACGATCAAGGATGACGACCTGGTGGCCGCCACGCACGGGCGCGCATTCTGGATCCTCGACGACATCTCGCCGCTCCGGCAGCTCGACGACGCCAAGCGCAAGGCGCAGCGCCTGTTCGTCTTCAACCCGCGCGACGCGGTGATGGGCGGCGGTGGCGGCCGGCGCGGTCCCCGTGGGGCAGGTTCTCAACCTGCCTCCGACGCGAATGAGGAGATGGGTGAGAACCCGATGCGCGGACTCGTCGTGGGCTATCAGCTCAACGACAAAGCCGACTCGGTCACGATAGAGATGTTCGATAGGGACGGAGTCTTGATTGGGCGCTCGAATTCGGCCCCGACGGAAAAGGGCTTCCAGCGCGCGACGATCAGCACGGTGAACTACCCTGGTTACCGCAGCTTTCCGAACATGATCTTCTGGTTCGGTACCGGCGGCGGCGTACCCATTCCACCTGGAACCTACAAGGTGAAGGTCACCGCAAAGGGCAAGGACGGGGCAGGCAAGGATTGGACTGAGGCCGGCGAGACCACGATCCACGCGATGCAGGATCCCCGGTGGTCCTGCTCCGAGGCCGACCTTCAGGAGCGGACCAAGTTCGCGCGCCAGATCGTCGAGCGGGTGAACGAGGCCAACGACACCGTGGTGCAGATCCGCAACCTGAAGGCGGACATCACGCAGGCGATCACCGACTCGAAGGACGATGGGGACCTGAAGCTCGCTGGCAACCGCCTTTCGGCCGCGCTCTCGGCGGTCGAGGAAGAGCTTTACCAGGTGAAGAACCGCGCCGGGCAGGACCCCCTGAACTACCCGATCAAGCTGAACAACAAGCTAGCGGCGCTGCTCGGCGTGGTGCAGGGCAACAACCACGCGCCGACGGCACAGTCGCGCGAGGTCTACGCGATGCTCACCAAGCTGCTGAAGACTCAGCTCGACCTCTTCAAGGGCTTCACGACGAAGGAGCTCGCCGACTTCAACAAGCTGGCGACGGCGAAGGGTCTGAAGGCGATCGCGGTTCGGGGCAAAGCCGAAGCCGGCGGTGGCGGCGGCTTCGGGGGTGAGGAGGACGAGGATCGAGATAGGGATGGGGACGGAGGTTAG
- a CDS encoding sugar phosphate isomerase/epimerase, with product MVIPISIQLYTVRNEMANSNHLSILGRIARIGYKAVESGPGSGMNAAQFRNAVDQFGMQVSAYSCAFPTPETLQETIDTAKILGTDLLMAGFWIPDYESVEAIKRTAEKVNAVLPGLEAAGLTMCLHNHWFEFQPVEGRLAIEWLLDDCPNLKLEMDVYWAAAFGANDPAAMLAKYADRTPMIHVKDGPLVQGQPHQAVGAGKQDIGAIMAAADPSVLRWATVELDECATDMMQAVEESYKYLVQGGFCTGNR from the coding sequence ATGGTCATTCCCATCTCCATCCAGCTCTACACCGTCCGCAACGAGATGGCGAACAGCAACCACCTGTCCATCCTCGGGCGCATCGCCAGGATTGGCTACAAGGCGGTCGAAAGCGGTCCCGGCTCCGGGATGAACGCGGCTCAGTTTCGCAATGCAGTCGACCAATTCGGGATGCAGGTCTCAGCCTATAGCTGCGCCTTTCCGACCCCCGAGACCCTTCAGGAGACCATTGACACCGCCAAGATCCTGGGCACGGACCTCTTGATGGCGGGCTTTTGGATTCCCGACTACGAGAGCGTCGAGGCGATCAAGCGCACCGCCGAGAAGGTCAACGCCGTGCTGCCCGGGCTGGAGGCCGCTGGGCTCACCATGTGCCTGCACAACCACTGGTTCGAATTCCAACCGGTCGAGGGGAGGCTGGCGATCGAGTGGCTGTTGGACGATTGCCCCAACCTCAAGCTGGAGATGGACGTGTATTGGGCGGCGGCGTTCGGGGCGAACGATCCCGCGGCCATGCTGGCGAAGTACGCAGACCGCACCCCTATGATCCACGTGAAGGATGGACCGCTGGTCCAGGGCCAGCCGCATCAGGCGGTCGGGGCAGGCAAGCAGGACATCGGCGCGATCATGGCGGCCGCCGACCCGAGCGTGCTGCGCTGGGCGACGGTCGAACTCGACGAATGCGCGACCGACATGATGCAAGCCGTCGAGGAGAGCTACAAGTATCTGGTGCAGGGCGGGTTCTGCACCGGGAACCGCTAA
- a CDS encoding thymidine kinase, whose translation MSRPRTRPLGQITVVCGSMFAGKSEELIRLARRALYAKKRVQVFKPSIDTRYDEMMVVTHMGVKHEAVPVRNVRELADKIDKDTQVVCIEEAQFFDPSLTDLVVRLADLGKEVICAGLDQDFRRKPFGPMGALMVAADEVIKLRAICMKCGAPASHTYRQIDGKPAHVDDPTVLIGATEAYEARCRNCFELRGQGRKG comes from the coding sequence ATGTCCCGCCCCCGCACCAGGCCGCTCGGCCAGATCACGGTCGTCTGCGGCAGCATGTTCGCCGGCAAGAGCGAGGAGCTGATCCGGCTGGCACGGCGTGCGCTCTATGCCAAGAAGAGGGTGCAGGTCTTCAAGCCCAGCATCGACACCCGCTACGACGAGATGATGGTGGTCACGCACATGGGCGTCAAGCACGAGGCCGTGCCGGTGCGGAACGTCCGTGAACTGGCGGACAAGATCGACAAGGATACGCAGGTCGTCTGCATCGAAGAGGCTCAGTTCTTCGATCCCTCGCTGACCGATCTCGTCGTCCGGCTCGCCGACTTGGGAAAGGAGGTCATCTGCGCGGGGCTGGACCAGGACTTTCGACGAAAGCCGTTCGGCCCGATGGGGGCGCTGATGGTGGCGGCGGACGAGGTGATCAAGCTGCGGGCGATCTGCATGAAGTGCGGCGCACCGGCCAGCCACACCTACCGCCAAATCGACGGCAAGCCCGCGCATGTGGACGACCCGACCGTGCTGATCGGCGCGACCGAAGCCTACGAAGCACGCTGCCGCAACTGCTTCGAGCTCCGTGGCCAAGGGCGGAAGGGCTGA